A single window of Saccharomyces kudriavzevii IFO 1802 strain IFO1802 genome assembly, chromosome: 16 DNA harbors:
- the YOP1 gene encoding Yop1p (similar to Saccharomyces cerevisiae YOP1 (YPR028W); ancestral locus Anc_7.434), producing the protein MSEYASSIHSQMKQFDSRYSGNRILQLLENKTNLPKSYLVAGLGFAYLLMIFINVGGIGEILSNFAGFVLPAYLSLVALKTPTSTDDTQLLTYWIVFSFLSVIEFWSKAILYLVPFYWFLKTVFLIYIALPQTGGARMIYQKIVAPLTDRYILRDVSKTEKDEIRASVNEASRTTGSSVH; encoded by the exons ATGTCCGAATATGCATCCAGTATTCATTCTCAAATGAAACAATTCGACTCC AGGTACTCTGGTAACAGAATTTTACAACTATTAGAGAATAAAACCAACTTGCCAAAGTCCTACTTAGTTGCTGGTTTGGGCTTCGCTTATCTTCTTATGATTTTTATCAACGTCGGAGGTATTGGTGAGATTCTTTCCAACTTTGCTGGGTTTGTATTGCCGGCATACCTATCATTGGTTGCTCTTAAGACCCCAACCTCCACCGATGACACGCAATTGTTGACATATTGGattgttttttcatttttgagtGTCATCGAATTCTGGTCCAAGGCAATCTTATATTTGGTCCCATTTTACTGGTTTTTGAAGACCGTCTTTTTGATCTATATCGCTTTACCTCAAACTGGCGGTGCTAGAATGATCtaccaaaaaattgttgCTCCATTGACTGACAGATATATTTTAAGAGACGTTAGCAAGACAGAAAAAGACGAGATCAGAGCTTCTGTTAACGAAGCTTCGAGGACTACAGGCTCTTCTGTCCATTAA
- the APL4 gene encoding AP-1 complex subunit gamma (similar to Saccharomyces cerevisiae APL4 (YPR029C); ancestral locus Anc_7.435), with protein sequence MGSSLRSFIKDVRGAKTLADERATITKQSAKIRTKLRDDHLPHDKRRLNIQKLLYLYILGEKTHFGQVESINLIASDDFVDKRLGYLAATLLLDGSEDLLTLLTNMLNNDLHHPNKYAVSLALTSLGFLSSPELARDLYPDVENIIKNSKDPFLLKKALQCAAKLIFKDTSLLEIFNIEDITEILCNHSICTHGVLLGVTKILQSILAIGLNREKNDDEGDIDYKNDILSPLSLLLRDFLTRLENLNSKNIEPGYDVQGICDPFLQCEMLYTLKLYFQVGELMDSNSVLDYKDNFCDLLTRIATNTDCTKNSGQAILYETVKTIFSLNLNQPLRVLGVNILAKFLAGKDNNTKYVSLNTLLKVVPQEPTAVQRHRKFISHCLQDSDISIRMRALELSFAILDDSNLVEIINELMKFLAEQDEESKDSVVYTIDHLIDTFDTYVVKDENWKLDVFLNVLKLVGPFINYEKINDILIIINNTAQLSDKSDFLQKLLTISLDGKSAEISDDNIGWQLVLIWCIGEYGGLISSGNTKSNTEVVNESSITDYLLNLQECYTTTNHKIINYILTTSLKLSVKFHDPKNIEKLRQLILHYADSTDLLLQMKSNQYEIFFNQPISTRKIILETMPKFEKITEKQNNVKNISKNLISSGPADLLSDLLNDDSKTDIKPPKSGNVKPLDLLEEIFGEKKNTNDPPKSKENEGSVNLPLPVSADSDVILPPDVPKIHDSTSLNVYASLLSADSGSAHIELFFQAKSPVFDLQIFCAVPRAQKLTMGQLYPSSTIKANQICKQSLKISGSGKMKLRIKLDFHLSGSSSAINEQFDHKFEKTL encoded by the coding sequence ATGGGTTCATCGCTGAGAAGCTTTATTAAAGATGTGCGTGGTGCTAAAACGCTGGCGGATGAAAGAGCTACCATAACGAAACAATCTGCCAAAATTAGAACAAAGCTGAGAGACGATCATTTACCGCACGACAAAAGGCGATTGAACATCCAGAAATTGCTATATCTATACATTTTAGGGGAAAAAACGCATTTCGGCCAAGTTGAATCCATCAATTTAATTGCTTCCGATGATTTTGTCGATAAAAGGTTAGGCTATTTGGCTGCCACTCTGTTGCTGGACGGGTCGGAAGATTTGTTGACACTTTTGACCAACATGCTGAACAACGATTTGCATCACCCGAATAAATACGCGGTGTCGCTTGCATTGACCTCATTAGGCTTTTTGAGTTCCCCTGAATTGGCGAGAGATTTATATCCAGACGTGGAAAATATCattaaaaattcaaaagatccttttctgttgaaaaaagcTCTTCAATGTGCTGCCAAAttaattttcaaagacaCTTCGCTCTtagaaattttcaacattgaAGATATTACTGAAATACTATGCAATCATTCGATATGTACTCATGGTGTCTTATTAGGTGTCACTAAAATTCTACAATCCATTTTGGCAATTGGGTTGAATAGGGAGAAAAACGATGATGAAGGTGATATCGATTACAAAAATGACATCTTGTCCCCATTGTCTCTACTTTTGCGTGATTTTCTCACTCGTTTAGAAAACTTGAATTCTAAAAACATCGAACCTGGATACGATGTCCAAGGTATTTGTGATCCATTTCTGCAATGTGAGATGCTCTACACTTTAAAACTATACTTTCAAGTTGGAGAACTCATGGATTCAAATTCTGTACTGGACTACAAAGATAATTTTTGCGATTTATTAACCCGTATCGCGACCAATACAGACTGTACAAAGAACAGCGGACAGGCTATTCTTTATGAAACTGTAAAGACAATATTTTCGTTGAATTTGAATCAACCGCTGCGTGTTCTTGGTGTTAATATCTTGGCCAAATTTCTTGCAGGAAAGGATAATAACACCAAGTACGTTTCTTTGAACACCTTATTAAAAGTTGTTCCGCAAGAACCCACCGCAGTTCAAAGACACAGAAAATTCATTTCTCACTGTTTGCAGGATAGTGATATCTCGATCCGAATGAGAGCATTGGAGTTAAGTTTTGCCATTTTGGACGATTCAAATTTGGTGGAGATAATCAACGAATTAATGAAGTTTTTGGCCGAgcaagatgaagaatcaAAGGATTCGGTAGTTTACACTATAGACCATCTAATCGACACCTTTGACACTTACGTAGTCAAGGACGAAAATTGGAAATTGGACGTTTTTTTGAACGTCTTGAAATTGGTAGGACCATTTATCAATTATGAGAAAATTAATGATATCTTAATCATAATAAATAACACCGCACAACTATCTGATAAATCTGATTTTCTGCAAAAACTATTGACCATTTCATTAGATGGAAAGTCAGCGGAAATATCTGACGATAATATTGGCTGGCAACTGGTATTAATTTGGTGTATCGGCGAGTATGGTGGTTTAATATCCAGTGGAAATACTAAGAGTAACACAGAAGTGGTCAATGAGTCATCTATAACGGATTATCTACTAAATTTACAAGAATGCTACACAACAACAAACCACAAGATAATCAACTATATCTTGACAACTTCATTAAAATTATCAGTAAAATTTCATGACCctaaaaatattgaaaaattgaggCAGCTAATATTGCACTACGCAGATTCCACCGATCTATTGCTTCAAATGAAAAGCAATCAATACGAGATCTTTTTCAACCAACCGATATCCACgagaaaaattattctAGAAACAATGCCcaaattcgaaaaaattaccgaaaagcaaaataatGTTAAGAATATATCGAAAAACCTTATCTCCAGTGGGCCAGCTGATTTACTATCAGATTTACTGAACGATGATAGTAAGACTGATATAAAACCCCCCAAAAGTGGCAATGTTAAACCACTTGACCTATTAGAGGAGATTTTtggagaaaagaaaaataccaaTGATCCACCGAAGAGTAAGGAAAACGAAGGATCAGTTAACCTTCCGTTACCGGTTTCTGCAGATTCAGATGTCATTCTGCCTCCGGATGTTCCCAAAATCCACGATAGTACCTCTCTGAATGTATATGCTTCTTTACTCTCAGCAGATTCTGGATCCGCACATATAGAGCTATTTTTCCAAGCGAAATCTCCAGTATTCGACCTGCAAATCTTTTGTGCCGTTCCCAGGGCTCAGAAGTTGACAATGGGTCAGTTATATCCATCTTCGACCATAAAGGCTAACCAAATTTGCAAAcagtctttgaaaatttctggATCtgggaaaatgaagttgaGAATTAAGTTGGATTTCCATTTAAGTGGTTCCTCATCTGCTATCAACGAACAATTCGATCACAAATTCGAGAAAACATTATAA
- the CSR2 gene encoding Csr2p (similar to Saccharomyces cerevisiae ECM21 (YBL101C) and CSR2 (YPR030W); ancestral locus Anc_7.436), whose amino-acid sequence MQSTIPIAIAGNANKRNVGPNAVADESVAFQRQANNREMISSSLSSSKSSGFNGRRRSSSVRDALSAFFGTGNSPTSNVDDYSNLANHNYTTAPPSTVLCRGNSLCSDIATNDYNITSTYQPNRHRNSVPYSTIDQLHTRQETGLRRVSDPVPFKKFGNGNNMVKPLITQHVNNRALFIDRVLSDYLADRGFIKQMPLYNKKDVLEISIATSAESVFLPTTKSDETEYLSLIHGSLNHAQTHSLAPTSVVENNALPSSPTMDTLNENNDLSLFSLPAQGPSNTRDSNMAANTSSTSNNNTTDTDSLVSNGNNNIMNNANPPVTNRHSHSHSHPRSSSSAWNSQMPSFSFALIFSLDRPATLSDIKVELTSNARIVWFNGLPPTKNVNEECYNIGSLDWTLNANSFNLFIPQDSKSPLDIVENHSDNRRLKVLQKLSMRKRRSFPSKTTLRENILNKLNSSDSANKLNAGIYVFTIPIVLANRIPESLYYPSARVSYTLRLATRLKDEQQELPTSRPRSSSISALEKSHSYSHSREYFRIDDSIEGDAYNSDKNSSSKIAFPPSWLKSAKGCLKRSNSNGGSECNGTSSASGTTNQDGDSDATIYSEYPLHLVRTPPEISITTANKPLYINKVWDNCLSYEISFAQKYVPLNGEIPITIKVAPLVKNLSVKRIRVSCREKISYKSKDYRHDFNQLDPLASDPCNPYHLRYSVRKNKDRSLPLFEVASKCTSGAAIIEEIVTNTVDDNLLAYTSTKEKNKDIPFCEAFTIKTKLKFPKYCEFNATKTTNLPPYGIDLFDPIKDPNQSEGTSSNGNVLGFLMGRSNKNAKAFRKIQQDNNQDKIKDENGNAITTLQTSSNVPIHYYTRFNRPRRGLYLDSTHFKNIQCSHKLEIVLRVSKTDDSPSKLMRHYEIIVDTPIYLVSELCNTSNIDLPTYDMATTESSNILPPTFEEATSVSASPRSSLSYCPDDISMQQLNLSRSTSLANGYLSTVHPKAAAVSDMFNTTLIRGQQEQQPRFSKAEDYPQQTANAEDAYNNMDYLLSPNICQQGNASALFKRNTITMDFNNNIFAPQHNPRTFVDNDDDGNDNDNDNNNDTEGPSSMTHPGPEPPRYDEISS is encoded by the coding sequence ATGCAATCTACTATTCCAATAGCGATCGCAGGCAATGCAAACAAGAGAAATGTTGGACCCAACGCGGTTGCAGACGAAAGCGTTGCGTTTCAAAGACAGGCCAATAATAGGGAaatgatttcttcatcccTGTCTTCATCGAAATCATCAGGATTCAATGGTAGAAGAAGATCTTCTAGCGTTAGGGACGCCCTTTCTGCCTTTTTTGGGACTGGTAACAGTCCGACCTCCAATGTGGATGACTATTCTAATCTGGCAAACCACAATTATACCACCGCTCCACCATCAACCGTTCTGTGTAGGGGAAATAGTCTTTGTTCCGATATTGCTACCAATGACTATAATATTACAAGTACTTACCAACCGAATAGGCATAGGAACTCCGTGCCGTATAGCACAATAGACCAATTACATACAAGACAAGAAACGGGTTTGAGAAGAGTATCGGATCCGGTtccattcaagaaattcgGCAATGGTAATAATATGGTAAAGCCGCTTATAACTCAGCATGTCAATAATAGGGCCTTGTTTATTGATAGGGTGCTATCGGACTATTTAGCTGACCGCGGTTTCATCAAGCAAATGCCtctatataataaaaaagatgTGCTGGAAATTTCCATTGCAACAAGCGCAGAATCTGTTTTTTTGCCAACTACAAAAAGTGACGAAACAGAATATTTATCTCTAATTCATGGATCTTTAAATCATGCGCAAACACATTCTCTCGCGCCTACTAGTGTCGTCGAAAATAATGCTCTCCCTTCCTCCCCTACGATGGATACACTgaatgaaaacaatgatCTATCACTGTTTTCGTTACCTGCTCAAGGACCGAGTAACACCAGAGATTCGAATATGGCTGCGAACACTTCATCGACCTCTAATAATAATACAACAGACACGGATTCCCTTGTTTCGAATGGTAACAACAATATCATGAATAACGCTAATCCGCCTGTGACAAACAGACATTCGCATTCGCATTCTCATCCccgttcttcttcatcggcTTGGAATAGCCAGATGCCTTCTTTCAGTTTTGCCTTGATATTTTCCCTAGATAGACCAGCTACACTTTCTGATATCAAAGTAGAACTCACTTCAAACGCAAGAATCGTGTGGTTCAATGGCCTTCCTCCGACCAAGAACGTCAACGAAGAATGCTATAACATAGGTTCTCTTGACTGGACCCTTAATGCAAACAGCTTCAACCTTTTCATACCGCAAGATTCTAAGTCGCCTCTTGATATTGTTGAAAACCATTCAGATAATCGGAGATTAAAAGTGTTGCAGAAGTTGTCAATGAGGAAACGGCGCTCTTTTCCAAGTAAGACAACGCTCAGGGAAAATATACTAAACAAGTTGAATTCCTCCGATTCTGCGAATAAACTGAACGCTGGTATCTATGTTTTTACTATTCCCATAGTCCTTGCCAATCGTATTCCCGAATCACTCTACTACCCATCAGCAAGGGTGTCCTACACTTTAAGATTAGCCACAAGATTGAAAGATgaacaacaagaattaCCCACATCTAGACCACGTTCTTCTTCCATCTCCGCTCTTGAGAAATCACACTCCTATTCTCATTCCCGCGAATATTTTCGAATTGATGATTCCATCGAAGGAGATGCATACAACAGCGATAAAAATTCCAGTAGCAAAATTGCATTCCCCCCTTCATGGTTGAAAAGTGCTAAGGGCTGTTTAAAAAGGAGCAATTCCAATGGAGGCTCCGAGTGTAACGGCACGTCTTCGGCTAGTGGCACAACAAATCAAGATGGCGACTCTGATGCTACCATATATTCAGAATATCCACTTCATTTGGTAAGAACCCCACCAGAAATTTCCATTACCACTGCAAATAAGCCGCTTTACATTAATAAAGTTTGGGATAACTGTCTTTCGTATGAGATTTCTTTCGCTCAAAAATATGTTCCCTTGAATGGTGAAATTCCGATTACTATCAAAGTTGCACCATTAGTGAAGAATCTTAGTGTCAAGAGAATTCGTGTCAGCTgtagagaaaaaatatcctATAAGAGTAAAGACTATCGACATGATTTCAACCAATTAGATCCGTTGGCTTCGGATCCTTGTAATCCCTACCACTTGAGGTATTCGgtgagaaaaaacaaggaTAGAAGTCTGCCGCTATTTGAAGTGGCTTCCAAGTGCACAAGCGGGGCTGCGATCATAGAGGAAATTGTGACAAATACAGTTGATGATAATTTGCTGGCGTACACTTCaacgaaagaaaaaaataaagatatCCCATTTTGTGAGGCGTTCACTATCAAGACAAAATTAAAATTTCCCAAATATTGTGAATTTAACGCTACCAAAACTACAAACTTGCCACCTTATGGCATTGATCTTTTTGATCCTATAAAGGATCCAAATCAAAGTGAGGGCACGTCTAGTAATGGCAATGTGTTGGGCTTTTTGATGGGTCGCTCAAATAAGAATGCTAAGGCCTTCCGTAAGATTCAACAGGACAATAATCAGGATAAAATTAAAGACGAAAATGGAAATGCAATAACAACCCTGCAAACTAGCTCAAATGTCCCCATTCATTACTACACACGATTTAATAGGCCAAGACGAGGTTTATATTTGGACAGCACTCATTTTAAGAATATCCAATGCTCACATAAATTAGAAATTGTTCTAAGAGTCAGTAAAACCGACGATAGCCCCTCAAAACTCATGCGGCATTATGAGATAATTGTTGATACGCCAATTTATTTGGTTTCAGAACTGTGTAATACTTCGAACATAGACTTACCCACTTATGACATGGCCACCACTGAATCCTCCAATATCCTCCCACCAACTTTCGAAGAGGCAACATCAGTTTCTGCCTCACCAAGATCATCTCTATCTTATTGTCCTGATGATATTTCAATGCAACAATTGAATCTTTCTAGGTCAACTTCCTTAGCAAACGGCTACCTGTCAACTGTACATCCAAAAGCAGCAGCAGTCTCAGATATGTTTAATACGACCCTAATTCGAGGGCAACAAGAGCAGCAACCACGTTTTTCAAAGGCTGAGGACTACCCCCAACAAACGGCTAATGCAGAAGATGCCTATAACAATATGGATTACTTACTTTCGCCAAATATTTGTCAGCAGGGGAATGCTTCTGCACTATTCAAGAGAAATACTATTACAATGGACTTTAACAATAATATATTCGCACCTCAGCATAATCCCCGTACTTTTGtcgataatgatgatgacggtaatgataatgataacgataataataatgatacaGAGGGGCCTAGTTCAATGACCCATCCAGGCCCTGAACCACCAAGATACGATGAGATTTCCTCATAA
- the NTO1 gene encoding Nto1p (similar to Saccharomyces cerevisiae NTO1 (YPR031W); ancestral locus Anc_7.439) translates to MNRGSVDDGPKLREEKHFQDFYPDLNTDTLLPFVVPLGERCTISTNSDVNDTSNLNNTGKGSVKSAQTKELIFKGRVTTEPLVLKKNEVEFQKCKITTSELKGRKTSYSPKFNDGFISRYYRSYNSRGRKAYKSQQIGFNEFETPYFTKFSDREAPDIAIPATSKSAIQKFASISSNLANFRPLYDMDEQDELYLHYLNKTFFKDQMSHEVFEVLMTILETEWFHIEKHMPSTNDLIAKNNILSDCQNYELYGSDDGTGLSMDQACAVCLATDSDNSNTIVFCDGCDIAVHQECYGIIFIPEGRWLCRRCLISRNSFITCLMCPSHTGAFKQTDTGSWVHNICALWLPELYFSNLHYMEPIEGVQNVSISRWKLNCYICKKKMGACIQCFQKNCFTAYHVTCARRAGLYMSNGKCIIQELATNQFPQKFSIESFCHKHAPRGWQSNMEGINKARKYFSLIPTLATELPRHNETNDRMDSKIKKTIWKTSSQTPVAPYIFAEVLRKAVEFFGLTNTPAGSLDICRYWSMKRELSGGTPLNASSENNPFGSLTGEQLQTRIDFADDQLEDLYKLKELTALVKKRTLASTNMLQTQNKVHDMIKSPQKYLLKINVLDIFVQSEQFGALERLVTEPKLLTILKKCKNNNYDTVQNFRADIMQFFSTLENLPSASRIIQTISLRAKEQVLKLIEPIEHMDVKKLLSRDFIVTDGNKIEERPWSGRIIMEEEELSEVEELNPGERRVLKLILNSK, encoded by the coding sequence ATGAATAGGGGGTCAGTAGATGATGGGCCCAAACTGCGTGAGGAAAAGCACTTCCAAGATTTTTATCCCGACCTTAACACCGATACTTTACTGCCGTTCGTCGTTCCCTTAGGTGAAAGATGTACTATCAGCACTAATAGCGATGTAAATGATACCTCTAACCTTAACAATACAGGAAAAGGTAGTGTTAAAAGTGCACAAACAAAAGAATTGATTTTTAAGGGTAGAGTTACCACTGAACCATTagtattgaaaaaaaatgaagtgGAGTTTCAGAAATGTAAAATAACTACAAGCGAACTGAAAGGCAGGAAAACTTCGTACAGTCCTAAATTCAACGATGGATTTATCTCCAGGTATTATCGTTCATATAATTCTAGAGGTAGAAAGGCTTATAAATCACAACAGATAGGATTCAATGAGTTCGAAACGCCTTATTTTACCAAATTCTCCGATAGAGAAGCCCCAGATATCGCCATTCCGGCAACTTCAAAGAGCGCGATTCAAAAGTTCGCCAGTATTTCATCCAATCTGGCTAATTTCAGACCGTTGTACGATATGGATGAGCAAGATGAATTATACCTGCATTATCTAAacaaaacatttttcaaagaccAGATGTCTCACGAAGTATTTGAAGTTTTAATGACTATACTAGAAACCGAATGGTTTCATATTGAAAAGCATATGCCTTCAACTAATGATCTAATTGCCAAAAATAACATTTTAAGTGATTGTCAAAATTATGAGCTTTACGGTTCTGATGATGGAACAGGCTTATCGATGGACCAGGCCTGCGCAGTTTGCTTAGCCACGGATAGTGATAATTCCAATACGATCGTCTTTTGCGACGGGTGTGATATTGCAGTGCATCAAGAATGTTATGGTATAATTTTTATTCCCGAGGGGAGATGGTTATGTAGACGATGTTTGATCTCGAGGAATAGTTTTATCACTTGTTTGATGTGTCCAAGTCACACAGGTGCATTTAAGCAAACGGACACTGGTTCTTGGGTGCATAATATTTGTGCATTATGGCTTCCAGAGTtatacttttcaaatttacaTTATATGGAACCTATAGAGGGTGTTCAAAATGTCAGTATATCGCGATGGAAACTTAATTGTTACATAtgtaagaagaaaatgggcGCTTGTATTCAATGCTTCCAAAAAAACTGTTTTACAGCATATCATGTCACATGTGCTCGTCGAGCTGGTCTCTACATGAGCAATGGGAAGTGTATTATTCAAGAATTAGCGACAAATCAATTTCCGCAAAAGTTTTCGATCGAAAGTTTTTGTCACAAGCACGCACCTAGGGGATGGCAATCAAACATGGAAGGTATTAACAAAGCTAGGAAATACTTTTCTCTAATTCCCACCTTAGCGACTGAATTACCGAGGCATAATGAGACAAACGATAGGATGGATTcgaaaatcaagaaaacaatCTGGAAAACGTCAAGTCAGACGCCAGTAGCACCGTACATTTTTGCTGAAGTATTACGAAAGGCCgttgaattttttggattGACTAACACTCCGGCAGGCTCACTTGATATTTGCAGATATTGGTCAATGAAGAGAGAGCTTTCTGGGGGTACCCCATTGAACGCTTCTTCCGAAAACAATCCATTTGGATCATTAACTGGGGAACAATTACAAACAAGAATAGATTTTGCCGACGATCAACTCGAAGACTTATACAAACTGAAGGAGCTCACCGCCTtggtaaagaaaaggacGCTAGCTTCAACAAACATGTTGCAAACCCAAAATAAGGTGCACGATATGATTAAATCACCACAAAAgtatcttttgaaaattaaTGTTTTGGATATTTTTGTACAGTCTGAACAATTTGGAGCTCTCGAAAGATTAGTCACCGAGCCCAAATTGTTGACTatcctgaaaaaatgtaagaataataattaCGATACCGTCCAAAACTTCAGAGCAGATATtatgcaatttttttcgacTTTGGAGAACCTTCCCAGTGCATCAAGAATAATTCAAACAATCTCACTAAGAGCGAAGGAGCAAGTACTAAAATTAATCGAGCCCATAGAGCATATGGATGTAAAGAAGTTACTATCCAGAGATTTCATTGTGACCGATGGCAATAAAATAGAAGAAAGGCCCTGGAGTGGCCGAATAATCatggaggaagaagagttAAGTGAGGTGGAGGAACTGAATCCAGGGGAGCGCCGTGTACTGAAGCTCATTCTAAACAGTAAgtga